A window of the Lactobacillus gasseri ATCC 33323 = JCM 1131 genome harbors these coding sequences:
- a CDS encoding ATP-binding cassette domain-containing protein — protein sequence MTAKLPTQIEVRGGRVHNLKNIDVNIPLHKFVAISGLSGSGKSSLAMGILYEEGSRRYLDALSTYMRRRIKQGNQANVISVKHIPSALALRQRPTIPSERATVGTMSETFNILRLIFSRLGSPVCPNGHRLKPSLEIAEAMAKSGEEMGQLTCLVCGVKFYAPSAEQFAFNSDGACEECGGTGKVRQLDDSKLIADPRLSIKDGAVASWSLPGRNFMPNVAEHAGVRIDIPYKDLTDKEKDFVLNGPEKKYKMDFLSGTGRVFHNFNALYENAHQAVLRSAKTSKSERAQKRISEFFSYQICPVCHGSRLKPELLKQLVGSLNINEVAEMPLGDLIAWKDQVFKSLPVDMQKMANALFTEFVDNLQPLLDLGLDYLTMARNGNTLSTGELQRIQLARTLRTETTGVLYILDEPSIGLHPANVDGLIKVLHKLVAQGNSLVVVDHNVDIIKAADEIIEIGPGSGEQGGEILDQGSVDQIKKDKQSLIRPYLDGTAALMARKRAEKINSVKISFDVDHYFNLQDVHAAIPVNQLTAVTGFSGAGKTSLILDSLVPAIQAQAKGETLPKQVKNFESPINQVVSVDASPIGKSTRSTVATYTSIMDNLRKLFARQSLAKEKHYTPTYFSYNNKQGACPTCGGTGIVTLDIQFLPDMQQTCPTCEGNRYNHEVQKVKWNSYSIVDILNLDINEALPVFKKEPKIERDLLLLKEVGLDYLHLGESTPTLSGGEAQRLKLVTHLSHKQNDTLFVFDEPTIGLHPLDVKVLVQVIQKLLDQGATIITITHDLNMIVNADNILDLGPRGGKNGGKVVAAGQTQDLIDHPVSLTTEYLANYCRQFKK from the coding sequence TTGACTGCGAAGTTACCAACTCAGATTGAGGTGCGCGGGGGACGTGTCCATAATCTGAAAAATATTGATGTTAATATTCCGCTTCATAAATTTGTTGCAATCTCTGGTCTATCAGGCTCGGGAAAATCTTCTTTAGCCATGGGTATCTTATATGAAGAAGGTTCAAGAAGATATTTAGATGCCTTATCTACTTATATGCGCAGACGAATCAAACAAGGAAATCAAGCAAACGTTATTAGCGTCAAGCATATTCCTTCAGCTTTAGCTTTAAGACAGCGGCCAACTATTCCATCTGAACGAGCAACGGTTGGAACAATGAGCGAAACTTTTAATATTTTGCGCTTGATTTTTTCTAGATTAGGCTCGCCTGTTTGTCCTAATGGCCATCGTCTAAAGCCAAGCCTAGAAATTGCAGAAGCAATGGCAAAGTCAGGTGAGGAAATGGGTCAGCTTACCTGTCTAGTTTGCGGCGTTAAGTTTTATGCGCCAAGTGCTGAGCAGTTTGCTTTTAATTCTGATGGGGCTTGTGAAGAATGCGGTGGAACAGGGAAAGTACGTCAATTGGATGATAGTAAGTTGATCGCCGACCCTCGTCTTTCTATTAAAGATGGGGCAGTTGCTTCGTGGTCGCTACCTGGTAGAAACTTTATGCCGAATGTAGCAGAGCATGCTGGGGTTAGAATTGATATTCCTTATAAGGATTTAACTGATAAAGAAAAAGATTTTGTTCTTAATGGTCCTGAAAAGAAGTATAAAATGGACTTTTTATCAGGAACCGGGAGAGTTTTTCATAATTTTAATGCTCTGTATGAAAATGCTCACCAAGCTGTTCTGCGTTCTGCCAAAACTAGTAAGAGTGAACGGGCACAAAAACGGATTTCAGAATTTTTCTCATATCAGATTTGTCCAGTGTGTCATGGTTCAAGATTAAAGCCAGAATTATTGAAGCAATTAGTAGGTAGTTTAAATATTAATGAAGTAGCTGAAATGCCGCTGGGTGATTTGATTGCTTGGAAAGATCAAGTATTCAAAAGTTTACCAGTTGATATGCAAAAAATGGCAAATGCTTTATTCACAGAGTTTGTGGATAATTTGCAGCCATTGCTTGATTTGGGCTTAGATTATTTAACAATGGCTCGAAATGGTAATACCTTATCCACAGGTGAATTACAGCGAATTCAGCTAGCGCGCACCTTGAGAACGGAGACAACTGGCGTCTTATATATCTTAGATGAACCATCAATTGGACTCCATCCCGCTAATGTTGACGGATTAATTAAGGTCTTGCATAAATTAGTAGCACAAGGAAATTCACTAGTAGTTGTGGATCACAATGTGGATATTATTAAAGCAGCTGATGAAATAATTGAAATTGGACCAGGATCAGGTGAACAAGGCGGTGAAATTCTCGATCAAGGCAGCGTCGATCAAATAAAAAAAGACAAGCAATCTTTAATTAGACCATATCTTGATGGGACTGCTGCATTAATGGCGAGAAAGCGAGCAGAAAAAATTAATTCTGTAAAAATTTCTTTTGATGTGGATCATTATTTTAATCTACAAGATGTTCATGCAGCTATTCCTGTTAATCAGTTAACAGCTGTGACTGGATTTTCGGGAGCAGGTAAAACAAGCTTGATTTTAGATAGTTTGGTGCCAGCAATTCAGGCGCAAGCTAAAGGTGAGACTTTACCTAAACAAGTGAAAAATTTTGAATCGCCAATTAATCAAGTAGTTAGCGTTGACGCTTCACCTATTGGTAAAAGTACTAGGTCGACGGTCGCAACTTATACTTCGATTATGGATAATTTGCGTAAATTGTTTGCTAGACAGTCACTGGCTAAAGAGAAGCATTATACTCCGACTTATTTTTCTTATAATAATAAACAAGGTGCTTGCCCAACTTGTGGAGGAACCGGCATTGTAACTTTAGATATTCAGTTCTTGCCTGATATGCAGCAGACTTGTCCAACTTGTGAAGGTAATCGTTATAACCATGAAGTACAAAAGGTAAAATGGAATAGCTATTCAATTGTTGATATTTTGAATTTGGATATCAACGAAGCTCTTCCTGTTTTTAAGAAAGAACCTAAAATTGAACGTGACTTACTTTTACTAAAAGAAGTGGGACTAGATTATCTTCATTTAGGTGAAAGTACGCCGACCTTATCTGGTGGTGAGGCACAACGTTTGAAGTTAGTAACGCATTTAAGTCATAAGCAGAACGATACTTTATTTGTCTTTGATGAGCCTACAATTGGATTACATCCGTTGGATGTGAAGGTTTTAGTTCAAGTGATACAAAAATTACTGGATCAAGGTGCAACTATTATTACGATTACGCACGATCTAAATATGATAGTTAATGCAGATAATATTCTTGATTTAGGGCCACGTGGTGGTAAGAATGGTGGAAAGGTTGTGGCTGCGGGACAGACGCAAGATTTAATTGACCATCCGGTGAGTTTAACGACAGAGTACCTTGCTAATTATTGTCGGCAGTTTAAAAAGTAA
- a CDS encoding oligopeptide ABC transporter substrate-binding protein, whose protein sequence is MKKVKWLGAITVLSGAALTLTACGNNNNNNASDKKVSFKEAVPKKQVKKGGTLKYAIESDSPFTGIFLPELSDTSTDSEIQAPGVEGLFSVDDSYKINNKGAATFKLDKNAKTITIEVKKGVKWSDGKQVTAKDLEYAYEIVGNPKTKTSRYTDSLANLVGLEEYHKGKTDKISGIEMPNGEDGRKVVLHFKEMKPGMLQSGNGYFLESAEPYHYLKDVPFDKLLSDDKVRKQPLFFGPYKVQKVVRGQSVTYVPNEHYWRGKPNLDKITMEVIGTNSVSQAIKSHKFDITGVLNAQWNNVKDTKNVNFIGKIPLSYNYLGFKVGKFDKKAGKNVEDKNAKMNNVSLRKAMAYAMNIDAVTKRYSNGLSFRVNTLIPAQFGDFSDKSIKGYPYNLKKANELLDKAGYKKRKGEKYRRQPNGKKLTINVAVRGTQPNAEKIWTNYIQQWQKIGLDAKFVGGRPMEFNSWVQDVQADSPKIDVFEGGWSLSSEPSPMDLYSEGAPYNMARFVSPTQTKLLTNIDSTKAFNHKYRVQAFDKWQQWMYDNAYVVPTTNSWSVTAVNDKVTGWSLKPSANSWYDVGFTK, encoded by the coding sequence ATGAAAAAAGTTAAGTGGTTAGGAGCAATTACAGTATTGTCCGGTGCGGCATTAACTTTAACTGCTTGTGGGAATAACAACAATAATAACGCTAGCGATAAGAAAGTTAGCTTTAAGGAAGCTGTTCCTAAGAAACAAGTTAAAAAAGGTGGAACATTAAAGTATGCAATTGAAAGTGACTCACCTTTTACAGGTATTTTCTTACCAGAATTATCTGATACTAGTACTGATAGTGAGATTCAAGCACCAGGAGTAGAAGGACTATTTAGTGTTGATGATAGCTATAAGATTAACAATAAAGGTGCAGCTACCTTTAAGTTAGATAAGAATGCCAAGACAATCACTATTGAAGTGAAAAAAGGTGTTAAGTGGTCTGATGGTAAGCAAGTAACTGCTAAGGACCTTGAATATGCCTATGAAATCGTTGGTAATCCTAAGACTAAGACTTCAAGATATACAGATTCTTTAGCTAACCTTGTTGGTTTAGAAGAATATCACAAAGGTAAGACTGATAAGATTTCTGGTATTGAAATGCCAAATGGCGAAGATGGTAGAAAAGTTGTACTTCACTTTAAGGAAATGAAACCAGGTATGCTTCAATCAGGTAACGGTTACTTCCTTGAAAGTGCAGAACCATACCACTACTTGAAAGATGTGCCATTTGATAAGCTTTTATCTGATGATAAGGTTCGTAAGCAACCACTATTCTTTGGTCCTTACAAGGTTCAAAAGGTTGTTCGTGGTCAATCAGTTACTTATGTACCAAATGAACACTACTGGCGTGGCAAGCCAAACTTAGACAAGATTACTATGGAAGTAATCGGAACTAACTCTGTTTCTCAAGCTATTAAGAGTCACAAGTTTGATATTACTGGTGTGCTTAACGCTCAATGGAACAACGTTAAGGATACTAAGAACGTTAACTTCATTGGTAAGATTCCTCTATCTTACAACTACTTAGGCTTTAAGGTAGGTAAGTTTGACAAGAAGGCTGGTAAGAACGTTGAAGATAAGAATGCTAAGATGAACAATGTTTCATTACGTAAGGCTATGGCTTATGCAATGAACATCGATGCTGTTACCAAGCGTTACAGTAATGGCTTGTCATTCAGAGTTAACACTTTAATTCCAGCACAATTTGGAGACTTCTCTGACAAGAGCATTAAGGGTTACCCATACAACTTGAAGAAAGCTAACGAATTATTAGACAAAGCTGGATACAAGAAGCGTAAGGGTGAAAAATACCGTCGTCAACCAAATGGCAAGAAGTTAACTATTAACGTTGCTGTTCGGGGTACACAACCAAATGCTGAAAAGATCTGGACTAACTACATCCAACAATGGCAAAAGATTGGCTTAGATGCTAAATTTGTTGGTGGTCGTCCAATGGAATTCAACTCTTGGGTACAAGATGTTCAAGCAGATAGTCCTAAGATTGATGTCTTTGAAGGTGGCTGGAGCTTATCATCTGAACCATCACCAATGGACCTTTACAGTGAAGGTGCTCCATACAACATGGCTCGTTTTGTTTCTCCAACTCAAACTAAACTTCTTACTAACATTGACTCAACTAAGGCCTTCAACCACAAGTACCGTGTACAAGCCTTTGATAAGTGGCAACAATGGATGTACGACAATGCTTACGTTGTACCTACTACAAACAGTTGGTCAGTAACTGCAGTTAACGACAAGGTAACTGGCTGGTCACTTAAGCCATCCGCAAACTCATGGTACGATGTTGGCTTTACAAAATAA
- a CDS encoding EamA family transporter, giving the protein MNKQVTRSRLWTILAALAAVMWGISGLFAESLFKISSKITPIWLTQIRLIISGVVLLIIAAILHQKPFSILKNKKNTLHIIAYGVFGLLPVQIFYFIVIEMANASIATILQFIGPFFVLAYLAVTHQQVLRKLDVLAAIMAFIGVFLLSTHGNLNHLAITPVALFFGLLSALGEASYTLIPVKIVKRISSLVLTGWGMIFAGLGLVIVHPSFPAIPNTSKVWLWVGAIIILGTIVPFQIMANALRYVKPSTVSLLDAFEPLSATVGSVLIFGLVMSGMDWLGTFLVIVAVLALNFTPKRKIKKIPEKRI; this is encoded by the coding sequence ATGAATAAGCAGGTTACTAGAAGCAGATTGTGGACAATTTTAGCAGCCTTAGCAGCTGTGATGTGGGGAATTTCCGGTTTATTTGCGGAGTCTTTATTTAAAATCAGTTCAAAAATTACACCAATTTGGCTGACGCAGATTCGGTTAATTATCTCTGGAGTTGTCTTATTAATCATTGCGGCAATTTTACATCAAAAGCCATTTTCTATTTTAAAAAATAAGAAAAATACTCTGCATATTATCGCTTATGGTGTATTTGGCTTATTACCAGTACAGATTTTTTACTTTATTGTCATTGAAATGGCGAATGCTTCGATTGCGACTATCTTACAATTTATTGGACCGTTTTTTGTTCTTGCTTATCTTGCTGTAACTCATCAGCAAGTTTTAAGAAAGTTAGACGTTTTAGCAGCAATTATGGCTTTTATTGGCGTATTTTTACTGTCAACTCATGGCAATTTGAATCATTTAGCAATCACTCCCGTAGCATTATTTTTCGGCTTATTGTCTGCTCTAGGTGAGGCAAGCTATACGTTGATTCCAGTTAAAATTGTTAAAAGAATATCTAGTTTAGTTTTGACGGGATGGGGGATGATTTTTGCTGGACTGGGATTGGTAATTGTTCATCCAAGTTTTCCTGCTATTCCAAATACTTCTAAAGTTTGGCTCTGGGTAGGAGCAATTATTATCTTGGGAACAATAGTACCTTTTCAGATCATGGCGAATGCCTTGCGCTATGTTAAGCCATCAACGGTTAGTCTGCTTGATGCGTTTGAGCCCTTATCCGCTACAGTTGGTTCAGTTTTAATCTTTGGTTTGGTGATGTCAGGGATGGATTGGCTAGGAACATTTTTAGTAATTGTGGCGGTTTTGGCTTTGAATTTTACACCTAAGAGAAAAATTAAAAAAATTCCTGAAAAGAGAATATAA